In a single window of the Elaeis guineensis isolate ETL-2024a chromosome 4, EG11, whole genome shotgun sequence genome:
- the LOC105043628 gene encoding uncharacterized protein: MDAQRALLDELMGAARNLTEEEKKGYREIHWDDREVCGPFMVRFCPHDLFVNTKSDLGPCPKIHDLKLKESFEKSPRHDSYVPKFEAELAQFCEKLVMDLDRKVKRGRERLAQEVEVPPPTPIPAEKSEQLAVLEEKIKKLLEQVETLGESGKVDEAEALMRKVDMLNNEKTALTQSSNDKVMMLPQEKKMALCEICGSFLVANDAAERTQSHVTGKQHVGYGLVRDFLNEFKVAKEEAREAERLAREKEAEERRKQREEYEKRARGNDRERYAERDRDRDRYREQSTERERSHERSGRGSRDGGRGSDWRHDRYRSGREWERERYRDRNGVTPRDRTHGRSRSRSPVRHGYRRSSRSPVRPY; this comes from the exons ATGGACGCCCAGAGAGCTCTGCTCGATGAACTCATGGGGGCAG CGCGAAATCTcacggaggaggagaagaaagggTACAGGGAGATCCACTGGGACGATAGGGAGGTGTGTGGTCCGTTCATGGTTCGATTCTGCCCCCACGATCTGTTTGTGAACACGAAAAGCGATCTTG GACCTTGCCCTAAAATCCATGATCTGAAGCTCAAAGAGAG TTTTGAGAAGTCTCCTAGACATGATTCTTATGTCCCCAAGTTTGAAGCAGAGCTTGCACAGTTTTGTGAGAAACTG GTGATGGACTTGGACAGAAAAGTCAAGCGTGGTCGAGAACGGCTAGCGCAGGAGGTGGAAGTACCACCTCCTACTCCAATCCCAGCTGAGAAATCTGAGCAGCTCGCCGTGCtagaagagaaaataaaaaaactattagAGCAAGTCGAGACTTTGGGTGAATCTGGCAAGGTTGATGAAGCTGAGGCACTCATGAGAAAG GTAGATATGCTGAATAATGAGAAGACAGCCTTGACCCAATCGTCAAATGACAAAGTCATGATGCTTCCGCAAGAGAAGAAGATGGCACTTTGTGAGATTTGTGGCTCGTTTCTGGTAGCAAATGATGCTGCTGAGAGGACCCAGTCTCATGTAACTGGGAAGCAGCATGTTGGCTATGGGTTGGTGAGAGATTTTCTCAATGAGTTCAAG GTTGCGAAGGAAGAGGCAAGAGAAGCAGAGAGACTGGCAAGGGAGAAGGAAGCAGAAGAACGGAGAAAACAGAGGGAGGAGTATGAGAAAAGGGCTAGAGGGAATGATAGAGAGAGGTATGCAGAGCGGGATCGAGACCGTGATCGCTATCGAGAACAGAGCACTGAAAGAGAAAGGTCTCATGAGCGGAGTGGAAGAGGGAGCAGAGATGGTGGGAGAGGATCAGATTGGAGGCATGACCGTTACAGAAGTGGGAGGGAGTGGGAAAGGGAGAGGTATCGGGATAGAAATGGGGTTACGCCACGAGATAGGACTCATGGAAGGAGCAGATCCCGTTCTCCTGTCAGGCATGGGTATAGGAGGTCATCGAGAAGCCCAGTTCGGCCATATTAA